The DNA window GATGATGAAgagtcagctgctgctgctgctgcgggcTGCGCTCGTGCGTCCTCTCTGACACGGATGTTTGTAGAAGCAGGACAGCTGACTGAAGCGTCTGTCGCACGTGGAGCAGCAGTACGGTCTCTCTCCGGTGTGCGTCCGCAGGTGCACCGTCAGGTTGCCTTTCTCCACGAAGCCGCGGCCGCAGTACGAGCAGGTGAACGGCTTCTCGCCCGTGTGGCTGCGGACGTGCCGCACCAGCGTCGCCCTCCTGCCGAAACTCTTCCCGCAGACGGTGCAGCCGAACGGACGCTCGCCGGAGTGGATCCTCATGTGCGTCCGCAGGTTCCCCCGCAGGGTGAAGGTCTGTCCGCAGACGCTGCAGCGGAACGACGTCTCTCTGTGAGCTCGGAGGTGAAGCTTCAGGCTCTCCGCGGCCTCCAGCTGTTTCCCGCACACGCTGCAGTCTCTGACGTGCGCGGCGGCGTGACTCAGTAGATAACTCCGCCTCTGGAAGGACTCTCCGCAGACTTTACAGCCGAACACAGGCGGACTCTCAGGAGACAGCTTCCTGCCGGGAGATGAGCTCTGtccccctgctgctgctgccgtgtCCTCACGTCTCCACAGTCCTGCAGCTTCTGTCCAGTAGTCCGCGCTGTCTTCAGTGTCGGAGCCGCCCGCTGCTGCGTCGGAGCCGCCGGCGGCGTCACAGACACCTTCCTCTGTTTTAATGTCAGTCTGGTCCGGCTGGAAGCTCAGGATCTGCTCCTCAGGGCAGGGTTTGATCCAGGAGGCCTGCAGGACGTCTGGAGCCACACAAACAACAATGATTGAGGATTTGTTTCCTACCTGTGACACATTTAACATCTAGTTAAACTTTTCATCTTAGTGAGCAGATAATAAGTGatgaagttattgtgtttggccctaaacaccttagaaacacattatctaatgataaagctgctctggatggcattaccctggcctccaacaccaccgtaaggaatctgggagttatctttgatcaggatatgtcctttaactcccacataaatcaaatctcaaggactgccttttttcacttatgtaatatcacaaaaatcacatcctgtccctaaaagatgcagaaacactagttcacgcatttgttacttctaggctggattattgcaattccttattatcaggctgctctaacaagtctctaaagactctccagctggtccagaacgcaactgcacgtgttctgactaaaactagaaaaagagaccacatttctcccattttagcttcgctgcattggcttcctgtaaaatctagaatttaaaatccttctcctgacttacaaagcccttaatggtcagacaccatcatatcttgaagagctcataataccgtattatcccactagaacactgcgctcccagtatgcagcttactggtgaCTTTGTGACTTTTTATAGAATCAATCACAACATTTGTTTACAACAACTTCTGGGTAGAAAAGCGCTGCGTCACAGACGCACAAAACTAAAAGTCAGTTTAAGCAGGTGAAGACGTCTGTAAATAAGCAGCaagtagtaaaagtaattaaaggttcccaacctaggggtcgggcccctccaaagggtcagcagataaatctgaggggtggtgagatgattaatgggagaggaaagaagaaaaaacaaagttctgatacacaaatctgttttcagtttttggactttttctctaatctttgatttttgctgaaatattggatcatttgaacatttattgaaatgaaagcatgtgagaagtttagagggaaaaatcactatttggtggagctgttaacaactcatagacatgtgaaatgtgaccccgactacacactgctttttgtaagacgtcaaaagacaaaaaggttggaaaccactggtttcatctttaacaatgtgttgtattttaaaagcttgttatattatccattgtgtcaaatcttcatctgaaaagtaactaaagctgtcaaataaatgtagtggagtagaaagtacaatatttccctctgaaatgtagaaagtagcatcacatggagaTACTGCAGTATTTGGGTAGAACCGCCTCCACCTGCTCTCCGGTCCTGGTTCTCCTCCTCGGACCTCAGGGTGTCCAGCTGCCGCCGTTGCCGGTCTATCTGCTCCCGGTACCGGGCCACGGTGCTCCCGAACAGCCCCAGGATGTCGTCCACAGCCGCCGTCAGCCGCTCGGTAACAAACATCCTCAGCGTGTCCATCTCCGCCTGCTGCGGGCTGCTCGGAGGGTCCGCAGCCGCGAACCGCTGCTCCGCTCCGGGAGCAGCCGGAGAGGAGGCGGCGGGGAGGCGGCGCTGCTCTGCGGACATCAACACTGAATAAAGTCACTAAATGTCTCGAcgagcaaaaaacacaaattaaactgttaaaatgatCCTGACCAGTGTTCTCTGTTTAACTACTGGAGCAGAAAAGTAAACAAAGCGGCGAGGTCCGACAGAAAAAGGCGTCCGAGGGAAACGACAGCTGGCCTCTATGGTTCCGTGAGAACTGAGAAGAATTACCCCCACCCTATACGAACCCCCCCCatgacccctgacccctgacccccACCCCTCATAAACCTGACCAACTACTGATGACACACAGCACCTCAACTGTCAAACAGAAGTCAGAGATCAATGTGTTTCAACTCTTAAGTataattaataaacactttaaacTGATATCTGCTCcagttttatcatttgattatagatctacAGCAGCGTCTGTCACAGAATGAGACACAAATTTAAATCcgttaattactgaaagaacagaaccgacataaaggagcaataaaaacagctgcagcctgcagaatatgtttaaataaaatgtttagtttgtgACAGTCTGAGTGTTTTTCAGGATGATTTTACTGCAGACACGCAGCTGTGTGACGCCATGTTTACCTGAAGAAGCTGAGACGTAgtgaaacacagaagaagaagaaaagaagactTTTGGCagacataaagaaaaataataaagttacaaGAGTGTTGTTATGATGGATTCCTGGTTCAGTCATTtatattatgaataaatatgatcagttgCTGTTTCCTGCTGTATTACAACAACTGTTTGCGGACTGATCAATAAGCACATTCGATCAAAGGAGGGTTGTCTGGTGAAAGACTTCCACAAAAAGGTCTAGCTGCAGTCCTGCAGACTTACCCTAACaacacacacccactttactacacaacacacccactttactacacaacacacccactttactactGTGTTGtgcagtaaagtgggtgtgtgtcatgcagtaaagtgggtgtgtgtcatgcagtaaagtgggtgtgtcatgcagtaaagtgggtgtgccatgcagtaaagtgggtgtgttgtgcagtaaagtgggtgtgttgtgcagtaaagtgggtgtgtcatgcagtaaagtgggtgtgtcatgcagtaaagtgggtgtgtcatgcagtaaagtgggtgtgtcatgcagtaaagtgggtgtgtgttgtgcagtaaagtgggtgtgtcatgcagtaaagtgggtgtgtcatgcagtaaagtgggtgtgtcatgcagtaaagtgggtgtgtcatgcagtaaagtgggtgtgtcatgcagtaaagtgggtgtgccatgcagtaaagtgggtgtgtcatgcagtaaagtgggtgtgttgtgcagtaaagtgggtgtgtgccatgcagtaaagtgggtgtgtcatgcagtaaagtgggtgtgtcatgcagtaaagtgggtgtgtcatgcagtaaagtgggtgtgtgttgtgcagtaaagtgggtgtgtcatgcagtaaagtgggtgtgtgtcatgcagtaaagtgggtgtgtcatgcagtaaagtgggtgtgtgtcatgcagtaaagtgggtgtgtcatgcagtaaagtgggtgtgtcatgcagtaaagtgggtgtgtcatgcagtaaagtgggtgtgtctgGGTTCCTAAGTGCTTGTTTGGCTAGTTTGTCTCCTCTATGAGCAGAACCCATCAGAATGTGATCTCAGTGGTTTTATTACTGTTGAGTGCTTTGCTGTTGTTTAGTCCTGACGAggacacacacaccagtgcaGAGATAGAATCAGTCCTTTCTGTAAACACACTTAGGAAATCTCAACTTTATGAACCATCTGTCGCTGGATCCGTCAGTAAAAACATGCACGTAGTCTATATATCTGTAATCTGTATAAGAATAAAACTCACTCACTGTTTGTAGTAACCACACAGGGGTTATTGGCCGTGCAACAGCTGGACAAAACTGCATCTCAAATCCTCCTAAGTTCCTGCTGCTGTATCTCCTTTCCAGCCAAAACTTGACTTTGGTGTTCTGTCCCTTTCCCAGCAGGTCCCTAGCACTGTTTTGGTCGGGTGACATCTCCATGACCTCTCACATTTCTCCAGAAGTTACAAGAAGTTGTTTTCTGCGTGAGCACGGTGGCGTTTCTCTCGTCTCAAGTTAAAGGCCACACAGAGGAGGTTCGTTCTGCTCCTGTACGTACTCTAAGAGCCCGGCACGGATCACATCTAATCCTCTAAGCACAGTTTTCAGAGAACAAGATTAAAGGATTAAAGGTAATATAAAGACAGAATTGGCCATGCATGCCATACTTATAGGTGGTGTAAAACATAGATAGAGtgctttattaatcccaaagagAAATGACAGTAATGCAGCAACCACTTAACATTAATTACAACACAAAAGCAATGAGTTGGGTAAAAGAAACCAATGTAAACAGCAAGGTGCTGAGAAACATCATCCTCCTGACGACAGATAATAACTCTGACCGCTTTAAACGTTCATTTACAGCAACAAGCAAAAACCAAGTGTGAAATTCCACAGTCAGTTCTCAGgttcataaaaatgaaaacacttcacTCCAACCATCACTTAGCCTTGATGAAAACCActtaatatgtttaatattgaaCAGGCATATCCAGCTGTGAGCAGCTGCACAGTAACTGAGGAAGCAGCCAACAAAGCCAGAGCTGTTGAAATGCAGTAAAACAAGAAGCTGATGCAGAACTCATTAAAACAACAGACTGGAATTAAACGTTTACAGTTTAGACCGAGtctaaacattaaaacagtcaCACAGGATGAACACACACCGAgaataaactgaacaaacatgaacaatgaATAAACGGTGAGTAAACTGCTCGGTTGCAGGCAGGTGTCTGATAGCAGCACTTTGTTAAATATTTGACTGATTTAACAGTAAATTACAGTTGCATTACTTTCACAGTACGTTACTGTGACATTTCCACAGTAAATTATTGTAAAATGGCAGCTATACACTGTGACCTCACAGTCTGCACAGTCAAATTACTGTGATACAGAAGTATGCTGTAGTATaattacagtatacagtacGCTGCAACTCAGTAAccagtaatttactgtaaatttacaCTTAAAATAGCATtgaaaaatactgcaaatctgacattttcaggtTCTTTCTGTTAACTCAGAAAAAacttaaacattaaaatgttaagttcaaataaatacaaacaaaatcaattgaacacatttattttgccatttgaaatatattttacaggTCAGTGATACGACTGCAGTTATTTTGATACGTTAACCTTAAAAGCTGAACCTTCATAAAAATCATCAATACATACTTGAGGCTGGTTTATCCGTATCAATACATACAGGAGCAACGATCACagccaataactcaaactcatCATTCTGTGCAGGAATGACTTCCAAAGTTCAGCTGCAGATAAtatgaatattcatcagtatCACAGTCCTGCTGCCTCACTATCAGCCTCTATCAAAGATGTTTTCAATCAGCACTAAATCACATCCTGACTTCAGGAGGCTGCTTGTGTCCGTCTCTCCAGACAGACAGTATGATACTGTCAGACCTGCTCTCAGTGGTCACACGCTCCCCTAACGAAGCTTTAAGAGGTTGATCATTCAACTCAACAACCTAATATAAACTTTAAACCACTTATTATCGATGCTACATCGCCGGTCTGCACTGTCCCGTCACAGCACGTCTacgatgacatcatcaggcgGTCCAGATTCTTCAGATCAGATTTTTCTAAATGCATCAAACTTAAAGAATctgttaaattatattaattgaTATGTTGATGGATGTTGATATCAGGAGTTTCATATTTCAGCTTCAGATAATAAATAGATATTTCATTATAAGTTATAAGTTATATAGAAGTTATAAGTTATATATAAGTTATATATAAGTTATAAGTTATATATAAGTTATATATAAGTTATAAGTTATATATAAGTGTTATATATAGGTTATAAGTTATATATAAGTTATAAGTTATATATAGGTTATAAGTTATAAGTTATATATAAGTTATAAGTTATATATGTTATAAGTTATATATAGGTTATAAGTTATATATAAGTGTTATATATAGGTTATAAGTTATATATAACTTATAGgttatatataatgttatatatcattttcttgtatttcttttatttattgattgatttcattttatttaatgaattgtATTATCCTTgatgccaataaagcttattgaattgaactgaatgaaTTGAATTGCTGCTGTCATCAGTCAATAGTTCAGTTAGCTGATATCAGCCAATCTTATGCTAACTTCATCAATGAGTCCCAAAAACTCCCAAAAGGTTTTTTATGTTGTGCAAACATGATAATTTACTATGAATTCATCTGCATCTCTAACCGCCAGCTTCAGATGCTCACAGCCACCAAATAAGGGGAAGGATTAGGGGTTCCTTGGGGTTGGGGGTTGGGGGTTGGGGTCTGGGGGTGTTCAGGCTGGCCTCGTGAGTTTGCGAATCCGTCACTAAATCTTGCGTTTCTGGCATTCCCATACAATATTTAGGACATTGCGTACCACTCCTAATTGACTTTGAATGTGAAATTTTCGAAAGCTGTCATTACAAGGAGATCTGGCAAAAGCATACAGGTAAGGGCCTGGGGGAGGGTGTAATACCACGGTTTGAACACCAGGTGGTGCTGTTTCACAAAAGTTCATGACAGGATTACTAGCTGTAACGCCATAATTAGAAGCTTATTGAGACAACAAAcatgttattcggcaaagcacaaatagtgggggggggggggggtttacgaaaattt is part of the Thunnus albacares chromosome 19, fThuAlb1.1, whole genome shotgun sequence genome and encodes:
- the LOC122970066 gene encoding zinc finger protein OZF-like isoform X2 yields the protein MSAEQRRLPAASSPAAPGAEQRFAAADPPSSPQQAEMDTLRMFVTERLTAAVDDILGLFGSTVARYREQIDRQRRQLDTLRSEEENQDRRADVLQASWIKPCPEEQILSFQPDQTDIKTEEGVCDAAGGSDAAAGGSDTEDSADYWTEAAGLWRREDTAAAAGGQSSSPGRKLSPESPPVFGCKVCGESFQRRSYLLSHAAAHVRDCSVCGKQLEAAESLKLHLRAHRETSFRCSVCGQTFTLRGNLRTHMRIHSGERPFGCTVCGKSFGRRATLVRHVRSHTGEKPFTCSYCGRGFVEKGNLTVHLRTHTGERPYICTICGRAFAQRGHWAKHVQVHRKVGSKTDKSYTCEICGKRLTRFDGYQKHLRIHTGEKPYSCEECGRRFSDNSNYKRHIRTHTTPKTQQS